A genome region from Sulfitobacter sp. W027 includes the following:
- a CDS encoding flavin reductase family protein codes for MEFDFTTLPERDRYRLLSSFVAPRPIALVTTLCPDGVANAAPMSFFNVFSQEPPIVILGIQTRPDGTVKDTVNNINARQSFCVNMVDMALAQAMITCGISYEPDVDEIATAGLTMTPANQIEGGWIAESPCAMECVVAETIRYERREIILGRVVQMHIRDNCLDDAGRYVRPENYQPIARLHADNYITSDRQFELRAPAQPPAGVTRKAAP; via the coding sequence ATGGAATTTGACTTCACCACTCTGCCCGAGCGCGACCGCTACCGCCTGCTGTCCAGCTTCGTCGCCCCGCGCCCCATCGCGCTGGTCACGACGCTTTGCCCCGATGGGGTGGCCAACGCGGCCCCCATGAGCTTTTTCAACGTCTTCTCGCAAGAGCCGCCCATTGTGATCCTTGGCATCCAGACCCGGCCAGATGGCACAGTCAAAGACACGGTGAACAACATCAACGCGCGACAAAGCTTTTGTGTCAACATGGTCGACATGGCGCTGGCGCAAGCGATGATCACCTGCGGCATCAGTTATGAGCCGGACGTGGACGAGATCGCCACCGCCGGGCTGACCATGACGCCGGCCAACCAGATCGAAGGCGGTTGGATCGCGGAAAGCCCCTGCGCCATGGAATGCGTGGTGGCCGAGACCATCAGATACGAGCGGCGCGAGATCATTCTGGGTCGGGTCGTACAGATGCATATCCGCGACAACTGTCTTGATGACGCAGGCCGCTATGTGCGCCCCGAGAACTACCAGCCGATCGCGCGGCTGCATGCTGACAATTACATCACCTCTGACCGACAGTTCGAGCTGAGGGCCCCCGCCCAGCCTCCCGCTGGCGTGACACGGAAAGCCGCCCCATGA
- a CDS encoding ABC transporter ATP-binding protein, whose protein sequence is MTPQIAPDDILSVQNISKRFDVSEPFLNRVLERRPRRILTAVNDISFDVPRGKTFAVVGESGCGKSTVARLLMGLHTPSAGAIRFEGTDITHMPPGNPPELRRRMQMIFQDPYASLNPRWRVRDIIGEPLKNFGICKTRAEVTREVEKLLSQVGLNPADAKKFPHEFSGGQRQRLSIARALTTRPELLICDEPTSALDVSVQSQILNLMKDLQDEFNMSYIFISHDLAVVWYMADVLAVMYLGKIVEVGPKEQIFENPQHPYTRLLMETVPKLTVGGTERTPVAGEVPNPISPPPGCSFHPRCPLANDTCRSVAPALHLRAGGQKSACHAADEGRLPTWLRLAAE, encoded by the coding sequence ATGACCCCCCAGATCGCCCCCGACGACATCCTCAGCGTGCAGAATATCTCCAAGCGCTTCGATGTGTCCGAACCCTTCCTCAACCGGGTGCTGGAACGCCGCCCGCGCCGCATCCTGACGGCGGTGAACGACATCAGCTTTGACGTGCCGCGTGGCAAGACCTTTGCCGTGGTGGGCGAGTCCGGCTGCGGCAAGTCCACCGTGGCGCGGTTGCTGATGGGGCTGCACACGCCAAGCGCGGGCGCCATCCGCTTTGAGGGGACAGACATCACCCATATGCCACCCGGCAATCCCCCCGAACTGCGCCGCCGGATGCAGATGATCTTTCAAGACCCTTATGCCTCGCTCAACCCGCGTTGGCGGGTGCGTGACATCATTGGTGAGCCGCTAAAGAACTTCGGCATCTGCAAGACCCGCGCCGAGGTCACCCGCGAAGTGGAAAAACTGCTGAGCCAAGTGGGCCTGAACCCTGCCGACGCCAAGAAGTTTCCGCATGAGTTTTCGGGCGGCCAACGCCAACGCCTCTCGATCGCCCGTGCCCTCACGACACGGCCCGAACTGCTGATCTGTGACGAACCCACCTCAGCGCTGGACGTGAGTGTGCAGAGCCAAATCCTCAACCTGATGAAAGACCTGCAGGATGAGTTCAACATGAGCTACATCTTCATCAGCCACGATCTGGCGGTGGTCTGGTACATGGCCGATGTGCTGGCGGTGATGTATCTTGGCAAGATCGTCGAGGTCGGCCCCAAGGAGCAAATCTTTGAGAACCCGCAGCACCCTTACACGCGTCTGCTGATGGAAACCGTGCCTAAACTCACTGTCGGCGGCACCGAACGGACCCCGGTGGCGGGCGAGGTGCCGAACCCGATCTCGCCCCCGCCCGGCTGTTCGTTCCACCCGCGCTGCCCGCTGGCGAATGACACCTGCCGCAGCGTGGCACCGGCATTGCACCTGCGCGCGGGCGGTCAGAAATCGGCCTGTCACGCGGCGGACGAAGGGCGGCTGCCGACATGGCTGCGGCTGGCGGCGGAGTAG
- a CDS encoding ABC transporter ATP-binding protein, which produces MSLLELDNIVVEFPTRRGPLEAVKGLSLDLDEGEILGLVGESGAGKSITGAAITGLIEPPGLIRSGEVRLRGARIDNLPPEKMRRIRGKEIGAIFQDPLTSLNPVYTVGEQLIDTMRVHLGFDHKTARQRAIDWLAEVGIPAPEARLDQYPHQFSGGMRQRVVIALALCAEPKLIIADEPTTALDVSVQAQILALLKRLCRENGTAVVLVTHDMGVIAETADRVAVMYAGRLVEIGDVKQVIEEPLHPYTRGLMASIPQIGNRDRRLTQIEGAMPGLRNPAPGCAFAPRCPRAMEHCHSLRPAPQDAGTGQVACHLYGETA; this is translated from the coding sequence ATGTCACTTCTTGAACTGGACAATATCGTTGTCGAATTCCCCACCCGCCGCGGCCCGTTGGAGGCCGTCAAGGGGCTGAGCCTTGATCTCGACGAAGGCGAAATCCTCGGGCTGGTCGGTGAATCCGGCGCAGGCAAGTCGATCACCGGGGCGGCGATTACCGGGCTGATCGAACCGCCCGGCTTGATCCGCTCGGGCGAGGTGCGCCTGCGTGGCGCACGGATCGACAACCTGCCCCCCGAAAAGATGCGCCGCATCCGGGGCAAAGAAATCGGCGCGATCTTTCAGGACCCGCTGACCAGCCTCAACCCGGTCTATACCGTGGGCGAGCAACTCATCGACACGATGCGCGTGCATCTGGGGTTTGATCACAAGACCGCCCGCCAGCGCGCCATCGACTGGCTGGCCGAAGTCGGCATCCCGGCCCCCGAGGCGCGGCTCGACCAATATCCGCACCAGTTCTCGGGCGGGATGCGGCAGCGTGTGGTGATCGCGCTGGCGCTTTGTGCCGAGCCGAAGCTGATCATCGCGGACGAGCCGACCACGGCGCTTGATGTGAGCGTGCAGGCGCAGATCCTTGCCCTGCTGAAACGGCTCTGCCGCGAGAATGGCACGGCGGTGGTTCTGGTCACCCACGACATGGGCGTGATCGCCGAGACCGCCGACCGCGTCGCGGTGATGTACGCCGGGCGGCTGGTCGAGATCGGCGACGTAAAACAGGTCATCGAAGAGCCGCTGCACCCCTATACGCGGGGCCTCATGGCCTCGATCCCGCAGATCGGCAACCGCGACCGCCGCCTTACGCAAATCGAGGGCGCGATGCCCGGCCTGCGCAACCCCGCCCCCGGCTGCGCCTTTGCCCCGCGCTGCCCGCGTGCGATGGAACACTGCCACAGCTTGCGCCCCGCGCCACAGGATGCAGGCACCGGCCAAGTCGCCTGCCACCTTTATGGAGAGACAGCATGA